TTGACTGTGCGATATAAAGGGTTTTGGACGCCTCGTTAAAGGACCCCATTTTTAATATTTCCAGAACATATTTGCATTGTTGTATTGTCATCTACATCTACCTCCATAATCTGAGTATTACATTATAAAGCAATATGATAAAAATTCCGATAAGCATATTTATATTGTTTATCTTATATTTGCTTGCGCAAATGAGATTGAAGCCGGAAAAAAACAAAATAATGTACCCCATTGCGCACAATTGTTTGATAACCATTGTATCAAAAAATGTTTTGGACAGCATTGTCAGCAAAACAATAATACCCTGCCCCAATGCCACAGGCACGGATGAAAATAAAACCTTTTTGCCGTAGCTGACACCAAACATCAAAGCAAACGGGAAATCTATAATGCTTTTTAAAATCAGCTGGCTGTTGTCGCCAACCGTTGCCAGCAGAATCGGTCCGCATATTTGCATGCCGCCAACGCCAAAAAATATTGTCGCATCCATAAAACCGGTAAAGCTGCCATTTGCAAAGCTTGACAGATTTGAAATTTTTGATTCCAACTGAATGGAATCCCCTGCTATTGTTCCGACAATCAGCGCAAAAACAATTACAAGTAAATCGTTGCTTTTTAACACCATTCCGTTCACATCAAATATGTTTTCAAAAAATCCCACCATGCTGATAATCATGATTGCAATACCAAACACCGTGAAATTTTTAAATTTTATATGTTTTCTGAAGATACCTCCAAAAAGAGAACCTGTTATGATTGTTAATGCATTTATCGCAATTCCCACATCATCACCTCAATGGTATTATAACACATCAGACAGCAAAAGTGGTAATACTAAAATTCTATCACAAAAGAACAATAAAAGCGATACCCGATAACTTCAACTGCACTATAAAAAGACAGCCCGCAATGCGAGCTGTCCTTTTTGTATGCACCTCATGGATTATGCATACATTGTACCGTCAAAACAAGAAAATCCGGTGCAAGGTGACGGGCCTTGCGACATTTCTTTGTCGCTGTCTTTTGGTTAGGAAGACCGAAAAGTTGGTTAGATTTTTCGGTCAAAGAATGCCGAATTTTCATATATTTAGCACAGATAAGAAAGGTCGAGTATATTTTACAACAAAGGCTAGCAACCTCTTTGTCGCCCCTTTAGGCAAGGGGAATTTCATTACCTGAGCTATGCAAACAAGGTTTTAACCCTGGTGCAAACAAGTCTATGGCTGAACAATTACATTTTCAGCCTTTACGTCAGAACCATCGCTATCTAGCCAATGGGGTCTGTTTTGTCTTGTATCGGTTATTGTTAATCTTCCCAGATCAACATCGGCAGAATTTTCAATCTGAACCGCAGGCATTCCGTTCTGCACCGCATTCATGGTTATGAAATTGTTATCCATTATAATTTTGTGTGCGAACTCCAGTCGGATGCCTTTTCCGGCTGACGGTTTTATTTTGTTGTTTTCAAGTTGGATGTTCTGCTCTGCATCTCCCATTGTTTTTCCGACCGTTATCCCGCTCAAGTAAGTACCGTTTACTTCATTACCGGAAAGTATTACATTTTCGGAAAAAGGCCCTACGCCTGCTTCGTCCTGCACTCTGATGCCTATGGTACTGCCCTTAGACAAAACCTTGTTGTTTAAAATCCGTGCATCATTTAACCGAAGAAGCATTGCGTGTCTGAAAACGGGAATCAATGTGTTGCCTGTAATTTCTGTACCCCTCGAGGTTGCCGACTGATTAATGACTCTGATATTTTCAAGGTTGTCATAATCTGATAGACCCGGAATTTCAGCATCTAACACAACCTGATGCGTTCGCTTCGAAGCATCCGCCTCTGCCGAGATAACTTCTGCTGTCCCTAACACTTTACCGTTTTCTTTGTCCACAAACTGCAAAGTGTCCCCTTCTTGTATAGCGTAAAAATAATAAACAATTTCCGTAGATTGCAATACAAAGGTTTTGGTGTCGACCATTTCTTTAATCACCTCGTCCTTGGTGCTTACTGAAATCAAATCATCACCGCACGCCTCGATATAGGAATTTTGAATATTCACACTCCCTCGGTTGTTTTTCGCATGAATCCCGTCCGAACAGGTGGAAAGCATCCCGGTTGTGCCGGGCTTGGGCTCAATACGAACGCTGTCAAAGCAAATATCACCAACATTATCATACACTACATACCCCATGATAAGAGAGCGATAAAGGCTTACATTTTTAAAAGTAATGTCACTGCTTTTGGTAACAAGCACAGCGCCTGCCGCAAGCTTGCCCGAATCCCCTGCCGGAGAAGGAATATTTTTGCCCATTCCGTATGTTACAGTATCCCCGACAAAAATGCCTTCAAATTGATCCCGGTAGCTTTCGCTAAATGTAAAACGGAATGTATCAGCGTCAACTTCCTCTATCTCAGATGCTTTAAAATGATCTAAATGTCCTCCGGTGATTCTTCTCGCTTTCGTTTCGGTGTCAAAAATCATGCCGTGCAAACCGCCACCGCCCGAAACCTGCGTTCCTGTGCCAATCGGCGCAGCTAAATATCCATCCT
This genomic window from Clostridia bacterium contains:
- a CDS encoding DUF554 family protein; its protein translation is MGIAINALTIITGSLFGGIFRKHIKFKNFTVFGIAIMIISMVGFFENIFDVNGMVLKSNDLLVIVFALIVGTIAGDSIQLESKISNLSSFANGSFTGFMDATIFFGVGGMQICGPILLATVGDNSQLILKSIIDFPFALMFGVSYGKKVLFSSVPVALGQGIIVLLTMLSKTFFDTMVIKQLCAMGYIILFFSGFNLICASKYKINNINMLIGIFIILLYNVILRLWR